GGTGCGGCGTGGCGGGCGTGCCCGGCGGGAGCGGCGTGCCGCGCCTCCGAGTGCGACGCCTCGTCCGTGGCCACCGTCTGACCGACGGGACGCAGCCCCGCCTGGGCGTCCGAGGCGCCGATCAGGGCGTCCTCGGCGGCGGCGACCGGCGCCGCCTTCAGCTGCACGGCGTTCTTGGTGCCGAGGTCGACGTTCGGCAGCAGGGCCACGGCGATCAGGGTGATGACCGCGAGGGGGATGCTGAAGAGGAACACGTCGCCGACTCCGATGCCGTAGGCGCCCTCGACCACGACGCGCACGGCGTCGGGCAGAGTCGAGACCTGCGGAATGGTGCCGCCGGCGAGCGATTGAGCGGCCGCCGCCTGGTCGGCCGGTGCGAGGCCGGCGATGCCGCTGGCCGTGCGGTCGGCGATGACGGTGCCCAGGATCGAGCCGAGGACCGAGACTCCGATCGTGCCGCCGAGGCTGCGGAAGAAGGTGACCGCGCTGGTCGCGACTCCGAGGTTCTTGACCTCGATCGAGTTCTGCACCACGAGCACCAGGTTCTGCATCAGCATGCCCAGGCCCGCACCGAGGACGGCCATCGAGATGCCGACGTACACGAAGCTCGTGTCGTAGCGGAGCTGGCTCAACAGGGCCGTGCCGATGATCGAGAAGGAGGCGCCGGTGATCATGATCGCCTTCCACTTGCCGGTGCGCGAGATGATCCCGCCGAAGATGGTCGAGGCGATCAGGAGCCCCGCCATCAGCGGGATCGTCAGCAGACCCGACTGGGTCGGAGTCGCACCGCGCGAGAGCTGCATGTACTGCGCGAGGAACACGGCGGTGCCGAAGAGCGAGACGCCCACCGAGATGCTCGCGACGACCGCGAGGCTGAAGGTGCGGTTCTTGAACATGCCCATCGGGATGATCGGCTCGGCGACCGTGAGCTCGGTGATGACGGCGGCGACGAGCAGGACGACGGATCCGCCGACCATGACCGCGGTCTCCCACGAGGCCCACTCGAAGTTCTTGCCGGCCAGCGACACCCAGATCAGCAGCAGCGAGACGCCGCCGGCGATGAGCACGGCGCCGAGGTAGTCGATGCGGACCGTGCGCCTGGGGTGCGCGGGGAGGCGGAGGGTCACCTGGAGGAGCACGATCGCGACGATCGCGACGGGCAGCGCGATGAAGAAGTTCCAGCGCCAGCCGAACGCGTCGGTCACGACGCCGCCGAGCAGCGGCCCGCCGACGGTGCCGATGGCCATCACTCCGCCGAAGAGTCCGGCGTACTTGCCGCGCTCCCGGGGGCTGATGATGTCGGCCATGATGATCTGGCTCAGCGCCGCCAGGCCGCCGGCGCCGAGGCCCTGGAACACGCGGAACACGATGAGCATGTTCGTGTCCTGCGAGAAGCCGGCGGCCGCGGATCCGATCACGAAGAGCGCGAGGGCGAGCTGGATGAGCAGCTTGCGGTTGAAGAGGTCGGCGAACTTGCCCCAGAGCGGAGTCGAGACCGTGGTCGCGAGCAGGGTCGCGGTGACGACCCAGGTGTAGGCGTTCTGGTCGCCCTTCAGGTCCGAGATGATCAGCGGCAGCGAGGTCGACACGACCGTGCCCGCGAGGATCGAGACGAACATGCCCAGCAGCAGGCCGCTGAGCGATTCGAGCACCTGGCGGTGCGACATGGCCCCGTCGGGGCCGACGGGGGTGCGCTGCACGGTGGCGGCGCGTTCTGGGCGGGACATTCTGCTCCTCGAGACGATGCGGTCCGTGCGGTGTGACCAGCACTGGTTGACCTGCGTCAACTATTGACCGAGAGCAACTATATAGCCGAGCGTGCCTGTTTGGCGAGGGGTGCGCGGATCAGCGGACGGTGCCGCGGCGGCGCAGCAGCACGACCGCCACCGCGACGGCGATCACCAGCGCGGCGAGCACGGCGATCCCGAGCGGAGAGCCGGCCGCGGCGCCGACGACGGCCCAGAGCACGGCGAAGCCGACGGTCGCGTAGATCAGCGCCCACGCCGCGCAACCGGGGAGCATCGCGAGCAGGTAGACGATCCAGCGCATCCGCGCCGCCCCCGCCGCCGCGTTGAGCATCGTCTGGAACCCGACCGTCAGGAAGCTCAGGGTGACCGCCGGGGCGCCGTACCGCGCGAGCAGCGCCGACGCGCGGCGCATCGCCGGCGACTCGAGCCAGCGGCCCCAGCGCCGGGAGGCGGCACCCGTCACGATCGCGCGTGCCAGCCAGTAGGTGGCCTGAGCGCGGAGGAACACGATGACGAACAGCGCCGCCAGGAGCTCCGCGAAGCCCAGCTCGTCGAGGAAGGTGGGCACGCGGGCTCCCTCCGGCTCGGTCTGGGTGTCGGAGGCAAGGCTACCCTTGCCTGCCGTGGGCCGACCGGCGCGCTCGGCCCTCCCCCACATATCCTCGGAGCATGGACAACATCGATCGGAAGATCCTCGATCTGCTGCGCCAGAACGCCCGCGCGGGCTACGGCGACATCGGCGGAGTCGTGGGCCTGTCCGCTTCCGCCGTGAAGCGCCGCGTCGACCGCCTCGTGGCCGACGGCGTGATCCGCGGCTTCACGATCAAGGTCGACCCGGCAGTCGACGGCATGAGCACCGAGGCCTACGTCGAGCTGTTCTGCCGGGGCACGGTCGCGCCCGACGAGCTGCGCCGCATCCTCTCGGCCGTGCCCGAGGTGGTCTACGCCGGCACCGTCACGGGCTCGGCCGACGCGATCGTGCACATCCGCTCGCGCGACATCCCGAGCCTCGAGCTCGCCCTCGAGAAGGTGCGCATCGCGCCCAACGTCGACCACACCCGCTCGGCGATCGTGCTCTCGCGGCTCGTGCAGCGCGGGGAGTCGTAGCCCGCCCTCAGTGCGAGCGCCCCGCGACCACGTCGGCGAGGCTCGCGAGCGGTGACGTCGTCGGCCGGCCCCGCTCCTCGGCCCGGTCGGCGAGGCCGTAGGCGGTGTAGAGGGTGTTCACGGCGAGCCAGCGCAGCGGCTCCGGCTCCCAGCGGCGCACGCGGTGATCGACCCAGGGCAGCTCGGTGAGCGGGGTCCGCTCCCCCGAGCCGAGCTCCTCCAGCACCAGATCGCGGAGGGTGCGCCCCGCCAGGTTCGTCGCCGTCACGCCCGTGCCGACGAAGCCGCCCGCCCAGCCGAGGCCGGTGGCGCGGTCGAGTCCGACCGTCGCGTGCCAGTCCCGGGGCACGCCGAGCACGCCCGACCAGACGTGCTCGATGCCGACTCCGCGCAGCACCGGGAAGAAGCGCTCGAGGATCTCGCGCAGCATGCCGACCGTGCGCGGGTCGGTCGCGCCGTCGTCGTCGATGCCCGAGCCGAAGCGGTAGGGCACGCCGCGACCGCCGATGGCGATGCGGTCGTCGGCGGTGCGCTGCGCGTACATGTAGGCGTGCGCGAAGTCGCCGAGGGTCTCGCGCCCCGCCCAGCCGATCGCGTCCCAGACCTCGCGGCCGAGCGGCTCGGTCGCGATGAGCGACGAGTTCATCGGCAGCCACTCGCGCTCGTGGCCGCGCAGCCGGGCGGTGAACCCCTCCGTCGCCCGCAGGACGAACCGCGCGCGGACGCTCCCCCGCGCGGTCACCGCCGCGCCCGGCCGGATCTCGTCGACCCGGGTGTCCTCGTAGATCTCCACGCCCAGCGCCTCGACCGCGCGGGCGAGCCCCGAGGCGAGCTTCGCCGGGTGGATGCGCGCGCAGTGCGGGTGCCACATGCCGGCGGAGGTGCCGCTGACCGCGATCCGCGCGGACGCCTCGTGCGCGTCGAGCAGCTCGACGTCGGTGTGCGCCCGGGCTCGGGCCGCCGCGACGGTCGCCTCGAGCCGGGCCTTCTGAGCCGCGCCCCGGGCGACCTGGTACTCGCCGCCCTTCACGATGTCGGCGTCGATCCCCTCGGCGAGCGCCACCGCGATCACCTCGTCGACGGTCTCGTTCACCGCGAGCTGGAAGCGGTCGACCATCCCGGGGCCGTGGCTCCTCGCGTAGGAGGAGACGCCTCCGGTGATCTCGTTGGTCAGCCAGCCGCCGTTGCGGCCGGAGGCGCCGAAGCCGGCGAAGCGCTGCTCGAGGATCGCGATGCGCAGCTCGGGCGCCGCCCTCTTCAGGTAGTAGGCGGTCCAGAGGCCGGTGTAGCCGGCGCCGACGATGCAGACGTCGACGTCGAGCGGGCCGGGGAGCGAGGGGCGGGCTGCGGAGCGGCCGAGGGAGGACCACCAGAACGAGACGTCGCCGTTGATGAGGTCCGTCACTGCCCGGCCTTCGCCTTGATCTCGTCGAAGATCGCGATCACGTCCTGTGTGGCGGTGGTCATCTGGCTGTAGACCAGCTTCGACATCCGCTCCTCGTCGATGAAGATCAGGTCGGGCCGCTCGACGCCCGCCGCGGTCGCCGCCTCCTCGATCCCCTCGACCCCGGTGTTGTAGCCGATGTAGGCCAGCTCCTTCAGCGACGCCTCGGGCTCGAGCACGTAGTCGATGAACGCGTAGGCGGCGTCCTCGTTCTCGGCGCCCTCGACGATCGCCCAGTTGTCCTGCCAGAGGTTGGCGCCTTCCGACGGCCAGACGAAGCGGTAGCGCTCGGGATCGGGGTTGCTGAGGATCCCGAGCCGCGCGTCGCCGTTCCAGGCGTGCATGAGCGTGCGCGCCGACGAGCTGACCGACTGGCTCGAGTACGACTCGAACGCCTGCACGTGCTGCGCGATGTTGTCGAGGTAGTAGCTGCGGAACGCGGCCAGATCGTCGGGGTCGGTGGTGTTCGGGTCGATCCCGTTCGCGAAGAAGTAGGTGTACGAGACCTCGCCCTGGTCCTCCATCAGCGAGAAGCTGCCCGAGGCCTCGTTCTGCGCGGCGTCGAGGAAGTCGGCCCACGAGGTCAGCTCGCGGGTGATGACGCTGGTGTCGTAGACGTAGCCGGTCGAGCCCCAGTCCTTGCAGACGCTGTACGTGTTGCCCGGGTCGAAGGGGGTGTCGACCACGGCCGCGCTGAGCGTCGAGAAGTTCGGGATGCGCGAGAGGTCGAGCTCCTTGAGCAGCCCGGCCGCACCCATCTCGGCGACGTACGAGTGCGTGGGTACGCAGATGTCGTAGCCGCTGGTGCCGCGGGCGGTGCTGAGCTTCGCGGCGAGCTCGGAGTTGGAGCTGTAGGAGTCGACGATCACCGACGAGCCCTGGGCGGCCGTGAAGTCGGTCAGGGTCGCCGGATCGTCGTACTCGCCCCAGGTGTAGATGCTGAGGGAGCCTGAGTCACCGCCGGAGTCGCTCGCGCACGCCGCGAGACCCAGGGCCGCGGCCGCCGCGGCGGACCCGCCGAGGAACGTGCGGCGCGCGAGCCGCGCGTCGAGGGCGGAGGGGACGAGCGCGCGCAGGGGTCGTGAGGAGGACATCGCTTCTCATTTCTGTCGGCGGTACAGGAGGTGCAGGGTCAGGCGCGGTGCACGATCTCGCCGGCGACGATCGTCACGCGGACGCGGGCCAGCCCGATCTCGCTCGGCGGGCGTTCGAACGGGTCGCGGTCGAGCACGACCACGTCGGCCGCGAGTCCGGGGGCGAGGGCACCGGAGGCGTCCTCGTCGTGGTTCAGGTACGCGGTGCCCGCGGTGTGCGCGACCAGGGCGTCGGCGAGCGAGAGCGCCTGCTCTCCGAGGAACGGGCGGCGGAAGGACCCGTCGGCCTGGACGTTCGCGCGGTTGACCGCCGTGTGCACGATCTCGAGCGGATCGGCGGTGCTCACCGGCCAGTCGCTCCCGGAGGCGAGCGCCGCGCCCGCGCGCGAGAGCGACCCGAACGGGTACTGCCGCCTGGCCCGCGCCTCCCCGAGGAACGGGATCGTCAGCTCGTCCATCTGCTTCTCGTGCCGCGCCCACAGCGGCTGCATGTTGGCCACGACTCCGAGCTCGGCGAAGCGCGGCACGTCGTCGGGGTGGATCACCTGGATGTGCGCGAGCGTGTGCCGGCGGTCGGAGTCGCCGTTGGCGGCGCGTGCGGCGGCGATCGCGTCGAGCGCCTCCCGCACGGCCCGGTCGCCGAGGGCGTGGTAGTGGATCTGGAACCCGAGCGCGTCGAGCCGGATCGAGATCTCCTGCAGCGAGGTCGGGTCGACGAAGCTCTTCCCCGCGTTGTGCGTCGGGCAGCCGCACTCGTCGAGATAGGGCTCGAGCATCCCGGCGGTGAAGTTCTCGGCCACGCCGTCCTGCATGATCTTGACGCTCGTCGCGCGGAACCCGGCCGCCGCCGCCCGCTCGCGCTTGGCCACCAGCTCGTCGATCTGCTCGAGCCCCCGGCCGCGGTCCCACCACAGCGCGCCGACGACCCGGGCCTTCAGTGCTCCGGAGGCGGTCAGCCGCAGATAGGAGTCGAGCGTGTCGGGCACGTCGTTGGTCGCGCCGACGATCGCGTCCTGCCAGCCGGTGACGCCCCAGGCGAAGAGGCGCTCCTGCGCCACCAGCAGGGCCTCGTCGAGGTCGTCCTCGGTGGGCAGCTCGATGTGCCGCGCGACGATCTGCATCGCCCCCTCCTGCAGCGTGCCGAGCGCGCGCCCGTCGCCGTCGCGCTCGATGCGCCCGTCGGCGGGGTCGGGGGTGGAGTCGTCGATCCCGCCGAGCGCGAGGGCGCGGGAGTTCACCCAGGCGCCGTGCCCGTCGCGGTTGGGGAAGTAGGCGGGGCGGTCCGGCACGATCTCGTCGAGCTCGGCCGCGGTCGCGATCCCGCCCGGGAACGAGTCCATCGACCAGCCGCCGCCGACGATCCAGTCGAGCTCGGGATGCGCGGCCGCGTACGCCGCGATCGCCGCCCGGTACTCCTCGCGGGTCGTGTACGGGGTGAGGTCGCACGAGAGGATGTCCAGGCCCGCGTGGTGCGGGTGCACGTGGCTGTCCTGGAAGCCCGGCAGCACGAGTCCGCCCGCCGCATCGATCGTCTCGACGCCCTCCGGCACCTCGCCGCCGATCGAGGCGATGCGGCCGTCGACGAGCAGCACCGGCTCCTCGACGACTCCGGCCGGAGTGAGGACGTGCCCGCCCGTGATCAGGAGCGCGGTCATGCGGTGGTCCTCTCGGAGGTGGTGTGGACGCGGGTTCCGCCGACGAAGGTCTCGAGCACGCGGGTCTCGCCGATCTCGAGCGGATCGTGCGCGAAGGGGTCGCGGTCGAGCACGACGAGGTCCGCGTCCTTGCCCACCTCGATCGAGCCGCTCACCGCCTCCGCTCCGTTCACCCAGGCGGAGCCGGCGGTGTACGCGGTGAGCGCCGTCGCGAGGTCGATCCGCTGCTCCGGGAGGAACACCTCGTAGTGCCCGGCCGCCCCGCGCTCCGACGGGGCCGAGAGCCGGTTCACCGCCACGTGCATCGCCGCGAGCGGGTCCGGGGTCGACACCGACCAGTCGCTGCCCGCCGCGAGCACCGCTCCCGAGCGCTGCAGGTCGCCGAACGGGTACTGCCACGCGGCGCGCTCCTCGCCGAGGAACGGCAGGGTCAGCTCGACCATCTGCGGCTCGAGCGCCGCCCACAGCATCTGCAGGTTCGCCGCGACTCCGAGCTGCCGGAACCGCGGCACGTCCTCGGGGTGCACGACCTGCAGGTGGGCGAGGTGGTGGCGGTTGCCGCTGCGGCCGTTCGCCGCGATCGCGTGCTCGACCGCGTCGAGGCACTCGCGCACCGCCCGGTCGCCGATCGCGTGGAAGTGCACCTGGAAGCCCGCGGCGTCCAGCAGCGGCACCGCCTCGTTCAGCACGGCCGGGTCGACCATCGAGAGACCGTCGTTGTGCGTGTGAGCGCCGTGCCCGTCGAGGTAGGGGTCGAGCATCGCGGCGGTGAAGTTCTCGGCCACGCCGTCCTGCATGATCTTGATGCTCGTCGCGGCGAAGCGGCCCGCGCTCCAGCGCTCGCGCTTCTCGATCAGCTCCGGGATCTGCTCCACGCCGCGCGCCCGGTCCCACCAGATCGCGCCGCGCACCCGCGCGGTCAGCTCGCCCGCCTCCGCCGCCCGCACGTAGGCGGGGCCGGGGTCGCCGACGTCGCCGTAGGAGCCGATGATCGCGTCCTGCCAGCCGGTCACCCCGTGCGAGTGCAGCTGGCGCTGGCCGAGGAGCAGCGCCTGGCGCATCTGCTCGTCGGTCGAGGCGGGCAGGAGGCGGCGCACCGCCTCCATCGCCCCCTCGTGCAGGGTCCCCGACGGGCTGCCGTCGGGCAGCCGCTCGATGCGGCCGTCGGCGGGGTCGGGGGTGTCGCGGTCGATCCCGGCCCGGCGCAGCGCAGCGGAGTTGACCCATGCGCCGTGCCCGTCGGCGTTGGTGAGGAAGGCGGGCCGGTCGGGCACGACCGCGTCGAGCACCGCCGCGGTCGGCGTGCCACCGGGGAACACCGACATGCTCCAGCCGCCGCCGAGGATCCACTCCTCGTCGGGGTTCCGTAGGGAGTAGTCCGCGATCGTCGCCAGGTAGTCGCTCCAGGTCGCCCCGTCGCCGACCCAGCAGCGCATCATGTCGAAGCCGCCCCAGACCGGGTGCACGTGCGCGTCCTGGAACCCGGGGACGAGCAAGCGGCCGGCGAGATCGACGACCTCGGTGCGCGGGCCGATCCAGTCGGAGACGTCGTGGCCGACCGCCGCGATCCTCCCGCCCACGACGGCGACGGCGCTCGCGCGGCTGCGCACGGCCTCGGCGGTGAAGACGGGGCCGCCGGTGAGGACGAGGTCGGCGTGGGGCATGGGGTTCCTTCGGAGAGAGGGGGCGTCAGCCGCCCGCGAGCGTCTTGGCGATCTGCGAGGCGGAGTCGCCGGCGCGCCGGAGCACGAGCGCGACGGCGGCGAGGGCGAGGAGGGTGAGCAGCAGCATCACGGTCGACACCGCCGCGATCTCGGGGCGGAGGCCGCTGCGCACGGCGCTGAGCACGTAGACCGGCCACGGCGTGGATCCGGACACCTGCACGAACGCCGCGATCACCGTGTTGTCGAGACTGAAGGTGAAAGCGAGCAGGCCGCCGGCCAGCACCGCCGGCATCGCCAGCGGGAAGGTCACGCGCCAGAAGGTGCGCATCGGCGTCGCGTAGAGGTCGGCCGACGCCTCCTCGAGCTTCTCGTCGAGGCCGACCAGGCGGGAGCGGACGAGGTACGAGACGACCGCCACGGCGAAGAGCGAGTGCCCGACCACGAGGCGCGCGGTGCCGTCGTTGAAGACCGACAGCCCCAGGTCCTGCCCGAGGAACACCAGCCACGGCAGCAGCGCCACCGCGTCCACGATCTCGGGAGTGACCGACACCAGCAGCAGCAGGGTGATGAACCAGACCGCCCACCGACCGGGGCGCCGCGCGAGCGCGATGCCCGCCAGCGTCCCGAGCAGCGTGGCCAGCAGCGCCGCGATCAGCCCCGTCCGGATCGACACGATCACCGCGCTCTGCACCGCGGGCTTGGTCAGGATCGTCGCGAACGCGTCGAAGCCGAACCCCTCCCACGCCACGAGCAGCCGCCCGGTGTTGAACGACGAGATCACGATCACGATGATCGGCAGGAAGAGGAAGACGAACACCAGCGCGCTCCACACGGCGAGGCCGACGTCGATCGGCGAGCGGCGGCCCGCGCTCATGCTCCGCCTCCCAGGCGGAGGCGCGCACGTCGCCGCAGCGGCAGCGTCACGGCCCACACCAGCGCGCCGGCGATCGCCGCCGACACCAGGATCACCACGATCAGCAGCACCGCCATCGCCGAGCCCAGCGCCCAGTTCTGCCCGACCTGGAACTGGCTCGCCACCATCTGGCCGACCATGTTGCCCTTCGCGCCGCCGAGCACGGTGGCGGTGATGTAGTCGCCCATCAGCGGGATGTAGACGAGGAGCGTGCCGACGATGATGCCGGGGCGCGCCAGCGGGAGGGTGATGTCGCGGAAGGTGCGCCAGCTCGACGCCCCGAGGTCCCCGCTCGCCTCGCGGAGCGACGGACCGACGCGGTCGAAGGCCACGTAGAGCGGCAGGATCATCAGCGGCAGGTAGTTGTAGACCACGCCGAGCAGCACCGCCGGGCGCGTGTACAGCAGGTCGATGGGGCCGGGGATGACTCCGATCGCCTGCAGCGCCTGCGAGAGCACGCCCTCGGGCGCGAGGATCACCTGCCAGCCGATCGTGCGGACCAGG
The genomic region above belongs to Rathayibacter sp. VKM Ac-2759 and contains:
- a CDS encoding MDR family MFS transporter produces the protein MSHRQVLESLSGLLLGMFVSILAGTVVSTSLPLIISDLKGDQNAYTWVVTATLLATTVSTPLWGKFADLFNRKLLIQLALALFVIGSAAAGFSQDTNMLIVFRVFQGLGAGGLAALSQIIMADIISPRERGKYAGLFGGVMAIGTVGGPLLGGVVTDAFGWRWNFFIALPVAIVAIVLLQVTLRLPAHPRRTVRIDYLGAVLIAGGVSLLLIWVSLAGKNFEWASWETAVMVGGSVVLLVAAVITELTVAEPIIPMGMFKNRTFSLAVVASISVGVSLFGTAVFLAQYMQLSRGATPTQSGLLTIPLMAGLLIASTIFGGIISRTGKWKAIMITGASFSIIGTALLSQLRYDTSFVYVGISMAVLGAGLGMLMQNLVLVVQNSIEVKNLGVATSAVTFFRSLGGTIGVSVLGSILGTVIADRTASGIAGLAPADQAAAAQSLAGGTIPQVSTLPDAVRVVVEGAYGIGVGDVFLFSIPLAVITLIAVALLPNVDLGTKNAVQLKAAPVAAAEDALIGASDAQAGLRPVGQTVATDEASHSEARHAAPAGHARHAAPADPRPTGSIDVVERH
- a CDS encoding VTT domain-containing protein, whose product is MPTFLDELGFAELLAALFVIVFLRAQATYWLARAIVTGAASRRWGRWLESPAMRRASALLARYGAPAVTLSFLTVGFQTMLNAAAGAARMRWIVYLLAMLPGCAAWALIYATVGFAVLWAVVGAAAGSPLGIAVLAALVIAVAVAVVLLRRRGTVR
- a CDS encoding Lrp/AsnC family transcriptional regulator, which encodes MDNIDRKILDLLRQNARAGYGDIGGVVGLSASAVKRRVDRLVADGVIRGFTIKVDPAVDGMSTEAYVELFCRGTVAPDELRRILSAVPEVVYAGTVTGSADAIVHIRSRDIPSLELALEKVRIAPNVDHTRSAIVLSRLVQRGES
- a CDS encoding FAD-dependent oxidoreductase, with the protein product MTDLINGDVSFWWSSLGRSAARPSLPGPLDVDVCIVGAGYTGLWTAYYLKRAAPELRIAILEQRFAGFGASGRNGGWLTNEITGGVSSYARSHGPGMVDRFQLAVNETVDEVIAVALAEGIDADIVKGGEYQVARGAAQKARLEATVAAARARAHTDVELLDAHEASARIAVSGTSAGMWHPHCARIHPAKLASGLARAVEALGVEIYEDTRVDEIRPGAAVTARGSVRARFVLRATEGFTARLRGHEREWLPMNSSLIATEPLGREVWDAIGWAGRETLGDFAHAYMYAQRTADDRIAIGGRGVPYRFGSGIDDDGATDPRTVGMLREILERFFPVLRGVGIEHVWSGVLGVPRDWHATVGLDRATGLGWAGGFVGTGVTATNLAGRTLRDLVLEELGSGERTPLTELPWVDHRVRRWEPEPLRWLAVNTLYTAYGLADRAEERGRPTTSPLASLADVVAGRSH
- a CDS encoding spermidine/putrescine ABC transporter substrate-binding protein; the protein is MSSSRPLRALVPSALDARLARRTFLGGSAAAAAALGLAACASDSGGDSGSLSIYTWGEYDDPATLTDFTAAQGSSVIVDSYSSNSELAAKLSTARGTSGYDICVPTHSYVAEMGAAGLLKELDLSRIPNFSTLSAAVVDTPFDPGNTYSVCKDWGSTGYVYDTSVITRELTSWADFLDAAQNEASGSFSLMEDQGEVSYTYFFANGIDPNTTDPDDLAAFRSYYLDNIAQHVQAFESYSSQSVSSSARTLMHAWNGDARLGILSNPDPERYRFVWPSEGANLWQDNWAIVEGAENEDAAYAFIDYVLEPEASLKELAYIGYNTGVEGIEEAATAAGVERPDLIFIDEERMSKLVYSQMTTATQDVIAIFDEIKAKAGQ
- a CDS encoding amidohydrolase, which codes for MTALLITGGHVLTPAGVVEEPVLLVDGRIASIGGEVPEGVETIDAAGGLVLPGFQDSHVHPHHAGLDILSCDLTPYTTREEYRAAIAAYAAAHPELDWIVGGGWSMDSFPGGIATAAELDEIVPDRPAYFPNRDGHGAWVNSRALALGGIDDSTPDPADGRIERDGDGRALGTLQEGAMQIVARHIELPTEDDLDEALLVAQERLFAWGVTGWQDAIVGATNDVPDTLDSYLRLTASGALKARVVGALWWDRGRGLEQIDELVAKRERAAAAGFRATSVKIMQDGVAENFTAGMLEPYLDECGCPTHNAGKSFVDPTSLQEISIRLDALGFQIHYHALGDRAVREALDAIAAARAANGDSDRRHTLAHIQVIHPDDVPRFAELGVVANMQPLWARHEKQMDELTIPFLGEARARRQYPFGSLSRAGAALASGSDWPVSTADPLEIVHTAVNRANVQADGSFRRPFLGEQALSLADALVAHTAGTAYLNHDEDASGALAPGLAADVVVLDRDPFERPPSEIGLARVRVTIVAGEIVHRA
- a CDS encoding amidohydrolase; this encodes MPHADLVLTGGPVFTAEAVRSRASAVAVVGGRIAAVGHDVSDWIGPRTEVVDLAGRLLVPGFQDAHVHPVWGGFDMMRCWVGDGATWSDYLATIADYSLRNPDEEWILGGGWSMSVFPGGTPTAAVLDAVVPDRPAFLTNADGHGAWVNSAALRRAGIDRDTPDPADGRIERLPDGSPSGTLHEGAMEAVRRLLPASTDEQMRQALLLGQRQLHSHGVTGWQDAIIGSYGDVGDPGPAYVRAAEAGELTARVRGAIWWDRARGVEQIPELIEKRERWSAGRFAATSIKIMQDGVAENFTAAMLDPYLDGHGAHTHNDGLSMVDPAVLNEAVPLLDAAGFQVHFHAIGDRAVRECLDAVEHAIAANGRSGNRHHLAHLQVVHPEDVPRFRQLGVAANLQMLWAALEPQMVELTLPFLGEERAAWQYPFGDLQRSGAVLAAGSDWSVSTPDPLAAMHVAVNRLSAPSERGAAGHYEVFLPEQRIDLATALTAYTAGSAWVNGAEAVSGSIEVGKDADLVVLDRDPFAHDPLEIGETRVLETFVGGTRVHTTSERTTA
- a CDS encoding ABC transporter permease — encoded protein: MSAGRRSPIDVGLAVWSALVFVFLFLPIIVIVISSFNTGRLLVAWEGFGFDAFATILTKPAVQSAVIVSIRTGLIAALLATLLGTLAGIALARRPGRWAVWFITLLLLVSVTPEIVDAVALLPWLVFLGQDLGLSVFNDGTARLVVGHSLFAVAVVSYLVRSRLVGLDEKLEEASADLYATPMRTFWRVTFPLAMPAVLAGGLLAFTFSLDNTVIAAFVQVSGSTPWPVYVLSAVRSGLRPEIAAVSTVMLLLTLLALAAVALVLRRAGDSASQIAKTLAGG
- a CDS encoding ABC transporter permease codes for the protein MSAVSTATRPVALPARRRGPRLPFALAVPAWLWLVVFFVAPVLQVVWFSFGYKPGVFGTHANDVLSFDRYVEAFSPTFFQTFANTLWVGVLGTVLCLVIGLPVAYWMAVKAAPNRRGLLIALVMVPYWTNFLVRTIGWQVILAPEGVLSQALQAIGVIPGPIDLLYTRPAVLLGVVYNYLPLMILPLYVAFDRVGPSLREASGDLGASSWRTFRDITLPLARPGIIVGTLLVYIPLMGDYITATVLGGAKGNMVGQMVASQFQVGQNWALGSAMAVLLIVVILVSAAIAGALVWAVTLPLRRRARLRLGGGA